In Asanoa sp. WMMD1127, one genomic interval encodes:
- a CDS encoding DEAD/DEAH box helicase yields MVAKPSLESFPALRSWQRKAMVDYLRRRSDDFMAVATPGAGKTTFALRIAAELLDAGTVDAVTVVAPTEHLKTQWAQSAARVGIQLDAAFRNADLHSSADFHGAVVTYAQVGIAPQVHRRRTMTRRTFVILDEIHHAGDSRSWGDGVKAAFENATRRLMLTGTPFRSDDNPIPFVAYERGDDGLQRSRADSVYGYADALRDGVVRPVIFLAYSGETRWRTSAGDELAARLGEPMTQDLVAQAWRTALDPTGDWMAQVLRAADARLQIKRAGGMPDAGGLVIASDQQNARSYAKVLERVTGEKAVVVLSDDVGASARIAEFAASDQRWMVAVRMVSEGVDIPRLAVGVYATSASTPLYFAQAIGRFVRARRPGETASVFLPSVPHLLGLASEMEAERNHVLGAPKSEDGLDDELLERAQKAEDASGELTKRHEMLSATAELDQVIFDGASFGTGALAGTPEEEEYLGLPGLLTADQVATLLNKRQADQLAAQRRRSTTTAMADGAGGARVAGMTAAPPGPVSAGERRVVLRRQLNALVAAHHHRTGLPHGKIHAELRRICGGPPSAQATIEQLEERIATVQTL; encoded by the coding sequence GTGGTCGCCAAGCCTTCGCTGGAGTCGTTCCCGGCGCTGCGGTCGTGGCAGCGCAAGGCGATGGTCGACTACCTGCGCCGGCGGTCCGACGACTTCATGGCGGTCGCGACGCCGGGCGCCGGCAAGACCACGTTCGCGCTGCGGATCGCCGCCGAGCTGCTCGACGCCGGCACGGTCGACGCGGTCACCGTGGTCGCGCCGACCGAGCACCTCAAGACCCAGTGGGCGCAGTCCGCGGCCCGGGTCGGCATCCAGCTCGACGCCGCCTTCCGCAACGCCGACCTGCACTCGTCGGCCGACTTCCACGGCGCGGTCGTCACCTACGCCCAGGTCGGCATCGCGCCGCAGGTGCACCGGCGGCGCACGATGACGCGGCGCACGTTCGTCATCCTCGACGAGATCCACCACGCCGGCGACTCACGGTCCTGGGGCGACGGCGTCAAGGCCGCGTTCGAGAACGCGACCCGGCGGCTGATGCTGACCGGCACGCCGTTCCGGTCCGACGACAACCCGATCCCGTTCGTGGCCTACGAGCGCGGCGACGACGGCCTGCAGCGGTCCAGGGCCGACTCCGTCTACGGCTACGCCGACGCGCTGCGCGACGGGGTCGTCCGGCCGGTCATCTTCCTCGCGTACTCCGGGGAGACCCGCTGGCGCACCAGCGCCGGCGACGAGCTGGCCGCCCGGCTCGGCGAGCCGATGACACAGGACCTGGTCGCCCAGGCCTGGCGCACGGCGCTCGACCCGACCGGCGACTGGATGGCACAGGTGCTGCGGGCCGCCGACGCGCGGCTGCAGATCAAGCGGGCCGGTGGGATGCCCGACGCCGGCGGCCTGGTGATCGCCTCCGACCAGCAGAACGCCCGGTCGTACGCCAAGGTGCTCGAACGCGTCACCGGCGAGAAGGCCGTCGTGGTGCTCTCGGACGACGTCGGCGCCTCGGCCCGGATCGCTGAGTTCGCGGCCTCCGACCAGCGGTGGATGGTTGCCGTCCGGATGGTCTCCGAGGGCGTCGACATCCCGCGGCTGGCCGTCGGCGTCTATGCGACCAGCGCCTCGACCCCGCTCTACTTCGCGCAGGCGATCGGCCGGTTCGTCCGCGCCCGGCGGCCCGGTGAGACGGCCAGCGTCTTCCTGCCGAGCGTGCCGCACCTGCTCGGGCTGGCTAGCGAGATGGAGGCCGAGCGCAACCACGTGCTGGGCGCGCCCAAGAGCGAGGACGGCCTCGACGACGAGCTGCTGGAGCGGGCACAGAAGGCGGAGGACGCCAGCGGTGAGCTGACCAAGCGGCACGAGATGCTCTCCGCCACCGCCGAGCTCGACCAGGTGATCTTCGACGGCGCCTCGTTCGGCACCGGCGCGCTGGCCGGCACGCCCGAGGAGGAGGAATACCTGGGCCTGCCCGGCCTGCTCACCGCCGACCAGGTGGCCACGCTGCTCAACAAGCGCCAGGCTGACCAACTGGCGGCCCAACGCCGCCGGTCGACGACGACCGCGATGGCGGACGGGGCCGGTGGGGCCCGCGTGGCCGGCATGACCGCGGCGCCGCCGGGGCCGGTCTCGGCGGGCGAGCGAAGGGTCGTCCTGCGCCGTCAGCTCAACGCTCTGGTCGCCGCGCACCACCACCGGACCGGACTGCCCCACGGCAAGATCCACGCGGAGCTGAGGCGAATCTGCGGGGGCCCGCCCAGCGCCCAGGCGACGATCGAGCAGCTCGAGGAGCGGATCGCCACCGTGCAGACCCTCTGA
- a CDS encoding trimeric intracellular cation channel family protein, with the protein MSATAALLFADLLGVAVFAASGASAAVVKRLDLFGVCFVGFVAALGGGIVRDLAVDQSPPLAFDDWRYALVAALTAVAVFFFHPQLARLRRVVVVLDAAGLALFTVTGTLVALRAGVPPVGACLLGMITAIGGGVARDLLLSEIPIVLRREIYAVAALAGAVMVTALHRADLTGWPMVGAGVLVFAIRLVALRRHWNNTPPT; encoded by the coding sequence GTGTCAGCCACCGCCGCACTCCTCTTCGCCGACCTGCTCGGCGTCGCTGTGTTCGCCGCTTCCGGCGCATCCGCCGCAGTGGTCAAGCGACTGGACCTGTTCGGTGTCTGCTTTGTCGGCTTCGTGGCGGCGTTGGGCGGCGGCATCGTCCGTGACCTGGCCGTCGACCAGAGCCCGCCGCTGGCTTTCGACGACTGGCGCTACGCCCTTGTGGCCGCTCTCACAGCGGTCGCCGTGTTCTTCTTCCACCCCCAGCTGGCCCGCCTCCGCCGCGTCGTCGTCGTGCTCGACGCGGCCGGCCTGGCCCTGTTCACCGTCACCGGCACCCTCGTCGCCCTGCGCGCGGGGGTGCCGCCGGTCGGCGCCTGCCTGCTCGGCATGATCACCGCGATCGGCGGCGGCGTCGCCCGGGACCTGTTGCTCAGCGAGATCCCGATCGTCCTGCGCCGCGAGATCTACGCCGTCGCCGCGCTGGCCGGCGCGGTCATGGTGACGGCCCTGCACCGGGCCGACCTGACCGGCTGGCCGATGGTCGGCGCGGGCGTGCTGGTCTTCGCGATCCGCCTGGTCGCGCTGCGCCGGCACTGGAACAACACGCCACCGACCTGA
- a CDS encoding DUF3039 domain-containing protein, whose amino-acid sequence MTSPSPETSGTILERPVETPFEQGDHERFSHYADRDKITEAMVLGTPVKALCGKVWVPSRDPSRFPVCPECKEIFEDDNRFYDQDPKPEG is encoded by the coding sequence GTGACCAGTCCTAGCCCCGAAACCAGCGGCACGATTCTCGAGCGTCCCGTCGAGACGCCGTTCGAGCAGGGCGACCACGAGCGGTTCTCGCACTACGCCGACCGCGACAAGATCACCGAGGCCATGGTCCTCGGCACCCCGGTCAAGGCGCTGTGCGGCAAGGTCTGGGTCCCCTCACGTGACCCCAGCCGTTTCCCGGTCTGCCCCGAGTGCAAAGAGATCTTCGAAGACGACAACCGCTTCTACGACCAGGACCCGAAGCCCGAAGGGTGA
- a CDS encoding pseudouridine-5'-phosphate glycosidase, protein MNDLVLAPEVAEALGVGNPVVALESTIIAHGLPRPDNLTVAREIEATVRAAGAVPATIAVLEGRVHVGLDDAQLSHLAEADHVAKLSARDLAVAAAKRVDGATTVAATSAIAAASGIRVFATGGLGGVHRDAPYDESADLVTLARTPIAVVCAGVKSILDVGATLERLETLGVAVAGYRTLRFPGFYLTDSGFPVDWSLDSPEEAARAITARAAQGVHHGALVVANPLPADQQLDPALHDRTLAEGMAALEEQGVTGKAVTPFLLGWFHEHTAGASLDVNVRIILRNADLAARIAAAAA, encoded by the coding sequence GTGAACGACTTGGTATTGGCGCCGGAAGTGGCGGAAGCGCTCGGCGTCGGCAACCCCGTGGTCGCGCTGGAGAGCACGATCATCGCGCACGGGCTGCCCCGCCCGGACAACCTCACGGTCGCCCGCGAGATCGAGGCGACGGTGCGGGCCGCCGGCGCGGTGCCGGCGACCATCGCGGTGCTCGAGGGGCGCGTGCACGTCGGCCTGGACGACGCCCAGCTGAGCCACCTGGCCGAGGCCGACCACGTCGCCAAGCTGTCGGCCCGCGACCTCGCCGTGGCCGCCGCGAAGCGGGTCGACGGCGCCACCACGGTCGCCGCCACGAGCGCGATCGCGGCCGCCTCGGGCATCCGGGTGTTCGCCACCGGCGGGCTCGGCGGCGTCCACCGCGACGCGCCCTACGACGAGTCGGCGGACCTGGTCACGCTGGCCCGCACGCCGATCGCGGTGGTCTGCGCCGGGGTCAAGTCGATCCTGGACGTCGGCGCGACGCTCGAACGGCTCGAGACGCTGGGCGTCGCCGTCGCCGGCTACCGGACGCTGCGTTTCCCGGGCTTTTACCTCACCGACAGCGGCTTCCCGGTGGACTGGTCGCTGGACTCGCCCGAGGAGGCCGCCCGGGCGATCACGGCGCGGGCCGCGCAGGGCGTGCACCACGGTGCGCTCGTGGTGGCCAACCCGCTGCCGGCGGACCAGCAGCTCGACCCCGCCCTGCACGACCGCACGCTGGCCGAGGGGATGGCCGCGCTGGAGGAGCAGGGGGTGACCGGGAAGGCGGTCACGCCGTTCCTGCTGGGCTGGTTCCACGAGCACACCGCCGGGGCCAGCCTCGACGTCAACGTCCGGATCATCCTGCGCAACGCCGACCTGGCCGCCCGGATCGCCGCCGCTGCCGCATGA
- a CDS encoding PfkB family carbohydrate kinase, with protein MNGRVAVLGDLVTDVVAVLAEPPAPDTDTAAAIRFTGGGQAANTAAWLAWHGVPVTLLAAVGDDAAGAARLAELAAAGVDCPLPPRPGAPTGTVIVLAEGGRRTMVTDRGASLLLDPDEVAAALAVGGAGHLHLSGYALLDERSRPAGLRALAVARRLGLTVSVDAASAAPLRQVGGAAFRSWVRGVDLLLANEDEAAVLAADRRDRPRALAAELGAAVVVKLGAAGAIWAGPGGDAEAVPAVSTAVVDPTGAGDAFAAGLLATWLAGGDARACLAAAVAAGARAVVTVGARP; from the coding sequence ATGAACGGCCGCGTGGCCGTGCTCGGAGATCTGGTGACCGACGTGGTCGCGGTGCTGGCCGAGCCGCCGGCGCCGGACACCGACACCGCCGCGGCGATCCGCTTCACCGGCGGCGGCCAGGCGGCCAACACGGCGGCCTGGCTCGCCTGGCACGGCGTCCCGGTCACGCTGCTGGCCGCGGTCGGCGACGACGCGGCCGGCGCCGCCCGGCTGGCCGAGCTGGCCGCCGCGGGCGTCGACTGTCCGCTGCCGCCGCGCCCGGGAGCGCCGACGGGCACCGTGATCGTGCTGGCCGAGGGCGGCCGGCGGACCATGGTCACCGACCGCGGCGCCAGCCTGCTGCTCGACCCGGACGAGGTCGCCGCCGCGCTGGCCGTCGGCGGCGCCGGGCACCTGCACCTGTCGGGGTACGCCCTGCTCGACGAGCGGTCGCGGCCGGCCGGCCTGCGGGCGCTGGCGGTGGCCCGGCGGTTGGGGCTGACGGTGAGCGTCGACGCGGCGTCGGCCGCCCCGCTGCGGCAGGTGGGCGGCGCCGCATTCCGGTCCTGGGTACGCGGCGTCGACCTGCTGCTGGCCAACGAGGACGAGGCGGCGGTGCTGGCCGCCGACCGGCGGGACCGGCCCCGCGCACTCGCGGCCGAGCTCGGCGCGGCGGTGGTGGTCAAGCTGGGCGCGGCCGGCGCGATCTGGGCCGGCCCGGGCGGCGACGCGGAGGCGGTGCCCGCCGTCAGCACGGCCGTCGTGGACCCGACCGGCGCCGGCGACGCGTTCGCCGCGGGCCTGCTGGCCACGTGGCTCGCCGGCGGCGACGCGCGGGCCTGCCTGGCCGCAGCCGTCGCCGCGGGCGCGCGGGCCGTGGTCACGGTCGGCGCCCGCCCCTAG
- a CDS encoding NAD(P)H-binding protein, with the protein MRVLLTGATGMVGQGVLRECLLAPDVSEVVSLGRSPLRAEHPKLHSVVVTDLFDLDGAGDALAGIDACFFCLGVSSVGMSAETYERITHDLTLGVADALAARSPDPTFVYVSGAGTSETSRQRWAQVKGRTERELLERFPKGYMFRPGFIQPLHGIQPRNRVYRVGMAALGWLIPLFRRIAPRQVVTTEEVGRAMLAVARTGPPKHVLDNPDIAALARS; encoded by the coding sequence ATGCGGGTCCTGCTCACCGGCGCGACCGGGATGGTCGGCCAGGGCGTGCTGCGCGAATGCCTGCTCGCGCCCGACGTGTCCGAAGTGGTGTCGCTGGGCCGCTCGCCGCTGCGGGCCGAGCATCCCAAGCTGCACTCGGTCGTCGTCACCGACCTGTTCGACCTCGACGGCGCCGGCGACGCGCTGGCCGGCATCGACGCCTGCTTCTTCTGCCTCGGGGTGTCGTCGGTCGGGATGAGCGCCGAGACCTACGAGCGGATCACGCACGATCTGACCCTCGGCGTCGCCGACGCCCTCGCGGCCCGCTCCCCCGACCCGACGTTCGTCTACGTCTCGGGCGCGGGCACTTCCGAGACCTCCCGGCAGCGCTGGGCCCAGGTCAAGGGGCGCACCGAGCGTGAGCTGCTGGAGCGGTTCCCCAAGGGCTACATGTTCCGGCCGGGCTTCATCCAGCCGCTGCACGGCATCCAGCCGCGCAACCGGGTCTACCGCGTCGGGATGGCCGCGCTCGGCTGGCTGATCCCGCTGTTCCGCCGCATCGCGCCGCGCCAGGTGGTGACGACCGAGGAGGTCGGCCGGGCGATGCTCGCGGTCGCCCGCACCGGCCCGCCCAAACACGTCCTCGACAACCCCGACATCGCGGCGCTCGCCCGCTCCTAG
- a CDS encoding DUF3099 domain-containing protein, which produces MKRPAARPVVITDAARSQDDQLRSRTHRYVFMMLTRAVCVIVFAVLVGTRPPLLWLWLLLVGAAAVVLPWLAVILANDRPPKEKYRHFSKGSSSHKEKPAQPSLPTQPARDDDSAPHKTIDAEP; this is translated from the coding sequence GTGAAGCGCCCGGCCGCTCGACCAGTAGTCATCACCGACGCCGCGCGCAGCCAGGACGACCAGCTGCGCAGCCGGACGCATCGCTACGTCTTCATGATGCTGACGCGAGCCGTCTGCGTGATCGTCTTCGCGGTGCTCGTCGGCACCCGGCCGCCGCTGCTCTGGCTCTGGCTGCTGCTCGTCGGCGCGGCCGCGGTGGTGCTGCCCTGGCTGGCCGTCATCCTGGCCAACGACCGGCCGCCCAAGGAGAAGTACCGGCATTTCTCCAAAGGCAGCTCGAGCCATAAGGAGAAGCCGGCGCAGCCGAGCCTGCCGACCCAGCCGGCGAGGGACGACGATTCCGCGCCGCACAAAACAATCGACGCGGAACCGTAA
- a CDS encoding RNA polymerase sigma factor produces MTEPRQTGADVRSITEILIAHAQRGGGHITSAEVQRTVESAEVTPAQAKKILRAIVDAGITVVVDGSASTKRKVAAARSATPASRATTAKTTAAKKTAPPKQAPPAATDDAPAANGAAPAASAAKAAPAKATRAKAAAKATKAPAAKNADGTPAEPGEAPAEGEEIDPEELAAEIEDVVVEEPAELAQAAATDAASAATDNDFEWDDEESEALKQARRDAELTASADSVRAYLKQIGKVPLLNAEQEVELAKRIEAGLYASERLRAADEGEEKLPTQLTRDLGWISRDGERAKNHLLEANLRLVVSLAKRYTGRGMAFLDLIQEGNLGLIRAVEKFDYTKGYKFSTYATWWIRQAITRAMADQARTIRIPVHMVEVINKLGRIQRELLQDLGREPTPEELAKEMDITPEKVLEIQQYAREPISLDQTIGDEGDSQLGDFIEDSEAVVAVDAVSFSLLQDQLQQVLQTLSEREAGVVRLRFGLTDGQPRTLDEIGQVYGVTRERIRQIESKTMSKLRHPSRSQVLRDYLD; encoded by the coding sequence GTGACAGAGCCACGCCAAACCGGCGCAGACGTCCGCTCGATCACCGAGATTTTGATCGCCCACGCCCAGCGCGGAGGCGGTCACATCACGTCGGCGGAGGTCCAGCGCACGGTCGAGTCGGCCGAGGTGACCCCGGCCCAGGCCAAGAAGATCCTGCGCGCCATCGTCGACGCCGGCATCACCGTCGTGGTCGACGGCTCCGCGAGCACGAAGCGCAAGGTCGCCGCGGCCCGTTCGGCGACGCCCGCCTCCCGGGCCACCACCGCGAAGACCACGGCGGCCAAGAAGACCGCGCCGCCCAAGCAGGCGCCACCGGCCGCCACCGACGACGCACCGGCGGCCAACGGCGCGGCGCCGGCCGCGAGTGCGGCCAAGGCGGCGCCGGCCAAGGCCACCCGGGCCAAGGCAGCGGCCAAGGCGACCAAGGCGCCGGCGGCCAAGAACGCCGACGGGACGCCCGCCGAGCCCGGTGAGGCCCCCGCCGAGGGCGAAGAGATCGATCCCGAGGAGCTCGCCGCCGAGATCGAGGACGTCGTCGTGGAGGAGCCGGCCGAGCTGGCCCAGGCGGCCGCCACCGACGCCGCCTCGGCCGCGACCGACAACGACTTCGAGTGGGACGACGAGGAGTCCGAGGCGCTCAAGCAGGCCCGCCGCGACGCGGAGCTGACCGCCTCCGCCGACTCCGTCCGGGCCTACCTCAAGCAGATCGGCAAGGTTCCGCTGCTCAACGCCGAGCAGGAGGTCGAGCTGGCCAAGCGGATCGAGGCCGGCCTCTACGCCTCCGAGCGGTTGCGGGCCGCCGACGAGGGCGAGGAGAAGCTGCCCACGCAGCTGACCCGCGACCTGGGCTGGATCTCCCGCGACGGCGAGCGCGCCAAGAACCACCTGCTGGAGGCCAACCTCCGGCTCGTGGTCTCGCTGGCCAAGCGCTACACGGGCCGCGGCATGGCCTTCCTCGACCTGATCCAGGAGGGCAACCTGGGTCTGATCCGCGCCGTCGAGAAGTTCGACTACACCAAGGGCTACAAGTTCTCGACCTACGCGACGTGGTGGATCCGGCAGGCGATCACCCGCGCCATGGCCGACCAGGCGCGCACCATCCGCATCCCGGTGCACATGGTCGAGGTCATCAACAAGCTCGGCCGCATACAGCGTGAGCTGCTCCAGGACCTCGGCCGCGAGCCCACCCCCGAAGAGCTCGCCAAGGAAATGGACATCACGCCGGAGAAGGTCCTCGAGATCCAGCAGTACGCACGGGAGCCGATCTCGCTCGACCAGACCATCGGCGACGAGGGCGACAGCCAGCTCGGCGACTTCATCGAAGACTCCGAGGCGGTCGTGGCCGTCGACGCGGTCTCGTTCTCGTTGCTGCAGGACCAGCTCCAGCAGGTGCTGCAGACGCTCTCCGAGCGCGAGGCCGGCGTGGTCCGGTTGCGGTTCGGCCTCACCGACGGCCAGCCGCGCACGCTCGACGAGATCGGCCAGGTCTACGGCGTGACCCGCGAGCGGATCCGCCAGATCGAGTCGAAGACGATGTCCAAGCTGCGCCACCCGTCGCGCTCGCAGGTCCTGCGCGACTACCTGGACTGA
- a CDS encoding inositol monophosphatase family protein, with protein MTDTTPAPAELLAIAVTVAREAADTARAMRADGVSGVATKSTDTDVVTAADRAVERQVIAALGALRPGDTVLGEEYGGSDGPGAVRWVVDPIDGTVNYLYGLPQYAVSLAAEVDGVVVAGVVRNAATGDEWTATLGGGAFRGRRRLGGSAQTELGQALVATGFGYDAKRRAHQAEVLTRLITRVRDIRRFGAAAIDLCLAAEGSVDAYFEKGLNPWDHAAGGLIAAEAGLLVGGLTGQPAGPDMLVAAPPAIFGPLSGLLAEFDAAGGP; from the coding sequence ATGACCGACACGACGCCCGCTCCGGCGGAGCTTTTGGCGATCGCGGTGACCGTCGCGCGGGAGGCGGCCGACACCGCGCGGGCCATGCGCGCGGACGGCGTCTCCGGCGTCGCCACGAAGTCGACCGACACCGACGTGGTCACCGCCGCCGACCGGGCCGTCGAGCGCCAGGTGATCGCCGCGCTGGGCGCGCTGCGGCCCGGCGACACGGTTCTCGGTGAGGAATACGGGGGCTCCGACGGCCCCGGCGCGGTCCGCTGGGTGGTCGACCCCATCGACGGGACGGTCAACTACCTTTACGGCCTGCCGCAGTACGCGGTGTCGCTGGCCGCCGAGGTGGATGGGGTGGTCGTGGCGGGCGTGGTCCGCAACGCGGCCACCGGCGACGAGTGGACGGCCACGCTGGGCGGCGGCGCGTTCCGCGGCCGGCGGCGGCTGGGCGGCTCCGCGCAGACCGAGCTCGGGCAGGCGCTGGTGGCCACCGGCTTCGGCTACGACGCGAAGCGCCGGGCGCACCAGGCCGAGGTGCTGACCCGGTTGATCACCCGGGTCCGCGACATCCGCCGGTTCGGCGCCGCGGCGATCGACCTGTGCCTGGCGGCCGAGGGCAGCGTCGACGCGTACTTCGAGAAGGGGCTCAACCCGTGGGACCACGCGGCCGGCGGGCTGATCGCCGCCGAGGCCGGGTTGCTGGTGGGTGGGCTGACCGGTCAGCCGGCCGGCCCGGACATGCTGGTGGCGGCGCCGCCGGCGATCTTCGGCCCGCTGAGCGGGCTGCTCGCCGAGTTCGACGCCGCCGGCGGTCCGTGA
- a CDS encoding LytR C-terminal domain-containing protein, translating into MRALVVVSVLAVLAVAFVVYALVDDSQKGRTLAAQCPEGWPVVDLTLKKAEDIKINVFNATDKVNLAESVGSDFANRKFQVVKKGNSKTAVDGVALLRFGPKAVAGAHVIRAYFLDEAKPEYDPARKDDVVDVVIGDQFKQLATTTEVNQSLVELAAAGEPKLPPQACPAP; encoded by the coding sequence GTGCGAGCGCTCGTCGTCGTGAGCGTGCTCGCGGTGCTGGCTGTGGCCTTTGTGGTCTACGCGCTGGTCGACGACTCGCAGAAGGGGCGCACCCTGGCGGCCCAGTGCCCCGAGGGCTGGCCGGTCGTGGATCTGACACTGAAGAAGGCCGAAGACATCAAGATCAATGTCTTCAACGCGACCGACAAGGTCAATCTCGCCGAGTCGGTCGGCAGCGACTTCGCCAACCGCAAGTTCCAGGTCGTCAAGAAGGGCAACTCCAAGACGGCCGTCGACGGGGTGGCCCTGCTGCGCTTCGGGCCCAAGGCGGTCGCCGGCGCCCACGTGATCCGGGCCTACTTCCTCGACGAGGCCAAGCCGGAATACGACCCGGCCCGCAAGGACGACGTGGTCGACGTGGTGATCGGCGACCAGTTCAAGCAGCTGGCCACCACCACCGAGGTCAACCAGTCGCTTGTGGAGCTGGCCGCGGCCGGCGAGCCGAAGCTGCCGCCGCAGGCCTGCCCCGCCCCGTAA